From Bacillus kexueae:
GCAATACCTTTACTTGTCCATAATTTTTTGCCACTTCTTTTATCGTTAAAAAGCTCATCTACTTTCACCCTTTTACGAGACGTGTTTTCCGTTTGACATTCGCTAACGCACTCATTCCGAGAACCCAACGTCGTTTTTTTGTTCCGTTGCGCATCGTTAAAATTGCCCATGTTAAGAAAAGAATAATGGAGTAATAGGCAATAACTACCGCACTCGTTAAATGTCCACTTTGATTTAACTTTTGATATAGATAGATTTGAATCGTTTCATATCGTCCACCGACAAGTAAGTTCGCAAGTGCAAATTCACTGAATAATAACGCAATGGATAACAATGTCGAAACTAATATACCAGGCAAGATGTTTGGCATAACAACTCTTATAAATGCCTGGATTTTCGTTGCTCCAAGAAGCTCAGCTGCTGTAAGTAATTCAACTGCATTCACGGTTCGCAAGCTATTACGGATTCCTTGATACATGAATGGTAATGTAAGAACAAAATAAGCTCCGATTAAAATCCAAGGTGTTCCTGCTATCTGGATCATACTACCCGAATAAAGCTTTAATAATCCTACAGCTGCTACAATAGCTGGGATTCCGTATGGTAGCATCGCTAAAGCTTGTAAAAGTTTTTCCCATTTAGGAAAATAAACCGTAATGATGAAGACCGTCGGGAGCATTATGGAGATACTCAATCCCACCGTCACAAGAATAATAAATAAAGAACGCTGTAGTGCAGTATAAAATCGTGTATCCGTGAATAATTCCGCATACCATTTTAACGTTAAATATTCAGGTAAAATTGAATTATCCCATTTACCCGCAATCGAAAACATAAAGGTCGCAAGGAGTGGAACAATTAAGTACGTGGCAAGAAGTGCGATGACCACTTTATGATAATAGTTTTTCCCTTTCATGCTATAAGTCCCTCCTTACTCGTTTCATCATTCGTTCATTCAACCACATAGCCCCTAACATCGTAGTCGCTAAAAGTACTCCTAATGCACTTCCAAGCTGCGGTTTTATCTGCACATCGCTTGCGATTAAAGAAGCAATTTGTAAAGATAGCAAATTATAATTACTTCCCACAAGTGCATAAGCCGTTGCATACGCTCCCATTGCATTCGCAAACAAAATACTAAAAGTTCCTATTATACTCGGTAAAAGGTACGGAATTCCGATATATATCCAGAATTTAGCATTCGTTGCTCCCAATAACGACGCAGCCTCTTTCCACTGCTTTTGAATTCCATTATAAGCAGGATAAATAAGCATAATAGCTAATGGGATCTGGAAATATACGTATACGAGAATAAGTCCTGTCCAAGAATACAAATTAAAATTAGCAAATACATCCATTCCTAACTGCGCAAAAAGCATTGTAAAAAGTCCGTTACTTCCAAGTAAAACAATATAGGAGAATGCTAATGGAATCCCTTCAAAATTCGACGTCATATTTGCAATCATTATCATGCGGTCTTGAATTTTATTCGAAAATCGCGTTATTGAATACGTCCCAATTGCCGCTATCACAATGGAAACAGTTGCTGAAATAAGTGATATGACAATACTATTTTGAATAGCCTTCATGTAATAGGCACTTTGAAACACCGTGATAAACTGAGTAAATGACAGCGTTACCCCGTCATCTGCCAAAAAGCTATTCTTTACCATCGCTAATAATGGACCTAGTTCAAAACCAATGACAAGCAACAAAAAGGGAATGATTGTGATGAACAACATCATTCGCTGTTTTTTTGATTTTTTCAAAGCGGTTTCGCTCCTTTTATTCCGTAAAAAATTTAGAATCGACCTATCTAAAAGATAGATCGATTCATTTATTTATGAAAATAGGGGGATTACGTAAGCATTTCCTTCTTTTTAAACCCAGGCAACGATTTCGAAAGCATTTTCTCTGATGCTTGAATTCCTAACAATTCACACACAAACGGTGCAAACGCGAGCTGTGGAATCTCTTCCTCGTAAATTCCAGGTAAAACAACCGGGCTAATGATGTATAATGGAACATCACGTTCACCACTTGTCGTTCCACCATGGTTGCCAGTTTCACTCATTCCATGATCAGAGGTAATGAGTATATGATAGCCCTCTTGCATCCAAATAGGCACTAGTTGAGCAAGTAAACTAGCCATCTTTAAAGACTGCTCACGATATTCCTTCGACCCAGCCCCATAAAGTTCTCCCTTATAATCCACCCCCATTGGATGAATGTATAAGAAGTCTGGGGAGAATCTTCTTCGCAAGTTTTCAGCATCAGCCATTAAATGTGAATCAGGGTAATCATCTTCCCAATAAAATAATCCATATTGAATAGGTTTAGACTCGTCCATCTGCAAACGATCTTGAGCAAAGTCGAAAGGAGCTGAATTATACAATTCACTCACCCAATAATAAGCAGCTGCCGCACTTTTAAGTCCATGTTCCTTCACTAAATGGAAAAGGCTTTTTTCTTTAGATAACCGAACCGTTTGATTAGTTGTTATCCCATTTTCAAAAGCTGGTGTTCCCGTTAACAACACTTCATATAATGGACGTGATAGACTTGGTAATTCGGACTTCACTTTATACCGTGCAGCTTGATTTGTTTCAACTAAGTGTTCAATAAATCCAAATGTTTCACATGCTGTATCAAAGCGCAATCCATCCACTACAACTGCAATGACTTTATTTGACATGTACGAGTACCTCTTCTTGCCACTTTTGTGGTAGTTGAGAAGCCGCTTCCTCCCAAACCTTGTAGTCTCCTACAGGCAACGCGTTCTCATACTGTTCTTTAGGAACCATCTTTTCGGCTACTTCATTCGGTAATTCCACATCACGAATCGGACGAGCATATCCTTTCGCTAAATTAATTTGTCCTTCATCACTTAAAATAAAGTCACGAGTTAACATCGCTGCGTGTGGGTGTTTCGCATACTTATTAATAATCGTTGCATATCCACTTACTACCGAACCTTCACTTGGAATGGAAACTTCAAAACGATCACGATCTATTTCATCAGCATACCCTAATGCGTTAAAGTCCCATAACAATGCAACTTCAACTTCCCCTTTTTCAATCATCGCTACAGATGGATCGGTTAAGCTTAAACGGCCTTGTTTTGCTAATTCTGCGAAGAAATCAATACCTGGTTGAATATTCGTTTCATCTCCACCATGTCCAATAGCAGCAGCTAATACAGACATTTGTGCCTGAGTCGCACGTTGTACATCACCGATTGTTACTTTATAATCACCATTTAAGATATCTTCCCAAGACTTTGGAGGATTTTTCACCAATTCTTTATTCGTTAACACCGCAATCGTTCCTTGGTATCCAACTATCCAATCTCCGTCATCATCTTTTGCCCAATCAGGAATTTCATCCCAATATTCTGTTTTGTATGCAATTGTTAAATCTTTTTCTTCGGCTAAAGGACCAAATGAAATCCCTACATCACCGATATCAGCAGTTGCGTTTTCTTTTTCAGATTCAAACTATCCCTACTCCTTTTGATTGTGGTTTGTTTTTTGTTTTTGTTGATTGTTTACAACTTAAGTATAGGAACTAAATGTAAAACACATATAAACCCAACTTTAAGATTCTGTTAAAAGAATTTCTAATGTCTTCATTTTCTTTACATTTAAAGTAGCTGAAAGGCAAACTATTAATAGTCAATACCTTTAAGAAACAAGACAAAACAATCCACAGAATCATTCGCATTCAACAAAAGGATATTTAGAAAAAGAGAGTAGCAACTCATCCAAGTAAGTAGATATCATTAAATCTAGTAAGGCTAGAATCTACAATAGCAACGTGTTGTAAGTTTAAATAAAAAAACACCTCACTAGATCGTGAGATGCTTACATGGATTGAACTCTGCTCTTACGCTTCAAGTATTCAGCTTCAAGACCAAGTTCCTTGTTCATCATTAATTCCATTTGCTCAAGGTCCTCTCGAGTCACTACCGGATCTAGTTCGGACCATTTCACTTGATATACGAAGTAATAGTCTCGGATTTGTCGAAATATGACTAGTGACTGTGGGAATTTTGAGAAATAGGCTTTGACGTTATATCCTCTTGTATAACTCCAATCTAATAGCTCCATTTGATCACCTACTATTAGATTAGTTGAAAAGACGACAATTGCCAACCTTATAAATAAAGGCTGTTTTCGTATGGTTTGTTGCTTTTTCAGTCATTTTTAAAATAAATTCTGAACATTGCACTACGGACACTTGCTTTCTGCGGGGAGGAAGTCGAGCCTCCTTGGCATGCGCCTGTGGGGTCTCGCCCTTTCCTCTGTATCCCGCAGGAGTCAAGTACCCTCCGCTCCATTCCAAAGGGGAAAAACGATTCTCAACAATATATTTTATACACACTATAAGCAACAACCTTTTAGAAAAGAGCCTAAAAAAAGAGAGAGTCGAATGAACTCTCCCAATTAGCGATTCGTTAAGAACGCAACAACCTCTTCTGGATCTAGACGATTTGTGTAGTCCGGATCAACGTTAGCTTTTACAATCGTTCCATCTTGATCAATGATAAACGTTGCTGGAACTGGTAAACTCCATGGATTTTCTTCTTCATTAAACTTCGCTAAATCTAAGTTTAACTGATCTTTATATAAATCTTTTAAGTAAGTAGGGAAATCAAATAATAAGTTGTAGCTCTGAATAACCTCTTTTTTAGTATCACTTAACACATGGAAAGAAAGTTCATTTTTCTCTTGTGTTGTTAGGGATTGGTCCGGTTTTTGTGGGCTTACTGCGATAAGCTGAGCACCTGCTTCTTTTAACTGATCTAAAACGCGTTGATACGCACGTAACTCTAAGTTACAATACGGGCACCATCCACCACGGTAAAATGTAAGAACGACCGGTCCATTCTGAAGCTCATCGTATAATGTAACGTTTTCACCAGTTGCGTTTGGCAAAGTAAAGTTCGGAGCTTTTTCTCCCTCTTTTAATCCAGTTGCTACACCAGAATTAATGAGTTCCTCCGTTGCTCTTGCCATTGTTTCCTTCATTTCCTCTGGCGCCTTTTGTAAAAATCCTTCACGTTGACGACGTAATTCTTCAACTAATGACATGGTTTTCCCTCCTATGGAAAATAAATTCAGTTCTATCGTACTGGAAATATAGAATTAATACAAAAAATCTGCTTATTAAAGACCATTTTTCCCATTCACAACCTAAAAAAGAAAGGGAAACCTCTTCAATGAGGTTTCCCTTTCTGCTTTATTTCTTTCGCTAATTGGTCCATTACTTCTTTGTAAGAACGGCCGGATTGCTCATTCTTCCTTTTCACTTCTTCTATATCAGTTCCAACAACGGTATACTTCTTTTTTTGCATTTTTTCACCTCAATGATATTGTAACCATACCGAGCTTCATCATGCTTTCTTTCCTAACAGGTATCCAACACCTATCAAGATAACAGCAGCGAGTACAAAAGCTGTATTCGCAAGCCCTTGCTCGATCCCTTGATTTTTCACGCCAATGCCGACAAACGCCCAAACAAAGACTAGCGGATAGACAACATCACGTTGTCGCTTTGAAAAAATTAACGCAAGAGCCGTTGCCACACATAACATCACAATTGTCCATGTAACATCTGAAAGACCCCAGCCAGACCAATCGTAAAATTCAAGCGTAAAACTGATATTCGCAATAGTCGCTACACTAATCCAACCGAGATATAAAGAAAACGGAAATAGATCAAAAAAGGAGGCATTTGCGTTTTTTACAGTTTGATATAAGCGAATTAAAATAAGCAGCAATGCGATCATTAGAAAAACGGAGCTGATAAAAAACTCATAATGCCAACTAAATATCCAGAAAACATTTAAAAGGCAGCTAAATATAAATGGGAAAAGGGCCTTTTCATACATCAGTAAGTGCCTACGAGAACCGGGAAGCATCCTAATGATCCATATAGCTAAACTAAAATAAATCAATCCCCAAATAGAGAAGACATATGAAGCGGGTGTAAAAAGAACAGTCACCTTACTTGAAATTTCACCTGTTGTTTGTCCATTTAATGGGATTGAATTAGCTAAGTAATTAATAATAACCATTATGACAAATGCCGACACATAAACAATAAATCGCCACATTCGGCAGTCCCCCTATAATCTCTTTATTACATACTATTCCACAAAAGACATCATCATAACTATTGGGGGAAATCTGCTTAAGAAACATACATGATTTTACACTCACACCCCGGACATGAAAATTTATTCTCCCCGGGGTTTCCTTTCTACCATCTACCTATCATGATCGATCATTCGGTTCATAGGTAATTTTTATTTTCACAGAAAAAGCGCAAAGCGCAAGTCCTTAGGCGAAGGGCGCTTTAGGACCTGCGAGGAGGCTTCCGTCGCCACAGCAGGGCCGAAGCGACCCGAGCTGATGGCACTTGGAGCTAGACACCAAAAAAACTGTAAAGAGAATCCTTTAATACTTTATTGAACTTAAACTTTCTGTAACAATAAACAAAACGAAGGGCATATTGAATAGAAATTTGCTAGATATCATCGTTCGGTGAAATGAAAAACAGTGGGGACTTCCCCACTGTAGTAGTTTCAATATACATTCCCTTTCGACATCAAAGGCTAGTTGATAAAACATCATGAAATCTTTTGCCGAAGGATTAAATATTTCCTCGAAAATAATTGTCGAAAATTACCCGTTATTTTCACTCTCGATTTCTTCAATGAGTAATGATAACTCTTCCCATCTCTCCATTGCACTTTCTAATTCTTCATCCACGGATTGCTGCTCTGCATATAACGTTTGAATTCGCCCGAAGTCACTTCCAGCTGCTGCAATTTCTTCTTCAAGCTCAGCTTTCCGACTTTCTAACTGTGCAATTTTGTCTTCAATTCCCTCCCATTCTTTCTGCTCTTTATAGGAAAGTCTTTTTCTACGCTCCTTTTTAGGCGCTTGCTTTGGCTGTGCGGCTTTTTCTTTTTTCAACTCGTTCTGTTTTTTCAAATCCAAGTATTCCGAATAACTTCCCTGGAATCGAGTAATAGTACCATTTCCATCAAAGACAAGCAAATGATCAACGACGCGATCTAAAAAGTAACGGTCGTGGGAAACGGTGACAACAACGCCAGGAAATTGCTCCAAGTAGTCTTCTAAGACCCCTAATGTTTCCGTATCTAAGTCATTAGTTGGCTCATCCAAGAAGAGAACATTCGGCTCTTCCATGAGCACTTTTAATAAATAAAGCCTTCTTTTTTCTCCACCTGAAAGTTTTCTTATAAAGGTCCATTGATGTGCGCGCGGAAACAAGAAACGCTCAAGCATTTGTTCGGCCGTTATAATTTGACCATCAACTGTCTTCACTACTTCAGCTACTTCTTTAATGTATTCAATTACTCGAAGGTCTTCGTTCATTTCTTCATGACCTTGTGTATAGTAACCGATTGATACCGTCTCTCCAACTTCAATTTCTCCTTGATCTGGAGCTATTCGACCTGCCAACATATTTAAAAGTGTTGATTTACCCGTGCCGTTTGGTCCAATAATCCCAAGGCGTTCACCAGGAGTAAGTAAATAGCTAAATTGGTCCACAAGCGTTCGACCCTCATAACTTTTAGCAATCTCTTTTACTTCAATCACTTTTTTCCCAAGTCGTTTAGAACCAATAGCAAAATCTAATTCTCCTTGTTGGACCGGTTGTTTTTGTTCTTGAAGCTGTTCAATGCGGTCAATTCTCGCTTTTTGTTTTGTCGTTCTCGCTTTGGCTCCTCGACGTAGCCAAGCGAGCTCTCGACGAAGAATATTTTGTCGTTTCTCTTCGTTTTGAACAGCCAGCGCTTCCCTTTCTGCCTTTTTCTCGAGAAACACTTCATAATTCCCTTCGTAACTATATAAGCTTCCTTTATCCAATTCGAAAATACGGTTCGTGACACGGTTTAAGAAGTATCGATCATGTGTTACCATCAAAATCGAACCTTTATATTGCGCAAGATACCCTTCAAGCCATTCTATAACTTCATTATCCAAATGGTTTGTCGGCTCATCTAAAATGAGAAGATCCGCAGGCTGAATGAGCGCTCTTGCAATGGCTACTCTCTTCTTTTGCCCTCCGGAAAGCTCACCAACAGATTGTGAAAAGCTCGTAATCCCTAGCTTCGTTAAAATGGTTTTAGCAACCGTGTTTGCTTCCCAAGCATTGATAGCGTCCATATCTTGCTGAATTCGAAAAAGTGTTTCCTGCTTTTTTACATCGGACGGATCTTTTTCTAATTCAGCTAATGCTTTTTCATAAGCTCGCATTGTTTTCATCACATCAGAGTCTCCATAATAGATCGTGTCTAATACAGAAGCTTCAAGATCCAACTCTGGTTCCTGTGCTAAATATTCAATACGAAGACGGTTCGCATGGGTTAAAGTTCCACCTTCTAACGATTCAATACCGGCTAATACTTTCAATAGTGTCGATTTCCCCGTTCCATTCGTTCCAATCAATCCGATTCGTTCTTTCTCTCCAATGGTAAAGGAAATGTCGTTAAATAAAACTTTTTCACCGTATGTTTTATGTAAATGTTCAACTAATAACATACTCATTATTTCGTCCTACCTTCTATACGTAGTCTTCTAATTTTTTAGTATAGCAGATGTTTGTCCAAACCTTCATCCCTTCTTCATCATACTATACTATATTGATTCAAAAGGAGGGCTTATTAATAATGAAAGCATGCATTATAAAAACTGCCTTATCCTATTTAGAAACACCTTATAAATTTAATGCTCGTTCGAATCAGACGGATGTATTTGATTGCAGTTCTTTTACACAATTCGTTTATCATCAATGTGGCATTTTACTCCCTCGAAATTCGCGGCAACAATTCCAAATGGGCACGTACCAGTCGATTCAAAACCTTGAAGCATGCGACCTTCTTTTTTTCACGACGAAAAAAAGAAAACAAAAACATGGAATCGATCGAATTGGGCATGTAGCAATTTATTTAGGTAATGGCAAGATGATTCACACTTATCCAAAAGGAAAAAAAGTGAAAATATCTTTACTCAATCAAAATTGGTTAAACACATTTATTGGAGCGAAACGAGTTTTTTAACTGTGAACAGTAGGTTCACAGTTTTTTGGGAAGTTCAAAATTATAGCATGATGAATTTAAGCTATGCTCCATTTCCCAACAAAAAAAGCGCAAAGCACAAGTCCTTAGGCGAAGGGCGCTGGAAGACCTGCGAGGAGGCTTCCGTCGCCACAGCAGGGCCGAAGCGACCCGAGCTGATGGCGCTTGGAGCTAGACACCAAAAAAAAAACTGTAAAGAGCATACTTTAACACTTTATTGAACTTAAACTTTCTGTAACAACAAAAAAAGCTCCTTCAAAGGAGCTTATTAAGATCTAGTCTTCATCATTGTCATCATCTTCTTGTTCATCATCATCTTCGTCGTCATCGTCGTTATCCTCATCATCATGCTTCTTCTGTTCTCTTTTGTCTTCTCGCGCTTTCTTACGTTCTTCTGCTTCTTCTTTTAGCTTTTCCTCACGTTCTTCCGCTTCTTCTTTCAGTTTTTCCTCACGCTCTTCTGCTTTCTCTTTCAACTTCTCCTCACGCTCTTCTGCTTCTTCTTTTAACTTTTCTTCACGTTCTTTCGCTTTCTCTTTCAGCTTCTCCTCACGCTCTTCCGCCTTTTCTCTCAGTTTTTCCTCACGTTCTTCTGCTTCTTCTTTTAGCTTTTCCTCACGTTCTTCTGCTTCTTCTTTTAGCTTTTCTTCACGTTCTTCCGTTTCTTCTTTTAGCTTTTCTTCACGTTCTTCCGTTTCTTCTTTTAGCTCTTTTTCATATTCTTCCGTTTCTTCTTCATCTATTTCCGTGCTAGTTGCTTTCGAAAGGAGTTTGTCAGATTTTTTCACGAACAGCTTCTTTAGTTTTTGTTGCTTTTTCGTATACTTTTCTTCTAATTGAGCCAACTTCGCTTCTGCTTCCTCAGCAGTCAACTCTCCTTTTTCTACTTGCTGTTGAATTTTTTCACGTTTTTTTTCATATTTTTCTTGTTGCTTCGCCACTTTTTCTTCTAGCTTTTTGGTTAACTTCTCTATATTTTTCACAATCGCTTCTTTTGCATTGTCGTTCGTTAACTTTCCTAAAACTTGTTCAAGGGCTAATAAATTAGCGGCTACTTTTTCATCTATGTCCTCAGATTGTCCTTCTTCTTCAACAACCTCATCATTTTCATTTTCATCTACTTCATCCATTTCCAAAGCGAGCTCTTGTTGTTCAAATGCTTTTTCTAATGTTTCTTTCGCAAGCTCTTCTTGACCTTCTTCAACCAACATTTCTGCTTCCAAAATTCGTTCTTCCGCAAATTCAGCTAATAATTCAGCCTTCTTTAAGTCATCAAAAGTAAGAGCCAATCGGATACGCTCCGTAAACGACTTTAAAAAGTAAAAGAAATCTCCAGGGACTAATGAAGGCTTTTCTCCTTCATCTTCTTCAACACTTTCTGCTTCAGTATTTTCTTCCGTTGCTACCGTTTGTTCAGCCTCTTCATTTTCTGTACCTTCTAATTCAGAAGTGTTTTCAACCGCAGACTCTTCAACTTCATCAGTGACTGACTCTTCTGCAAATACTGAATGACTACCAATTTGGAGGATTCCAATAGCCATGAAAAAAATAAGGAAATAAGAATACAATGATTTCATAGAGTTCACCTCAATCATACGTTTTCATTTTTATTATCGGTGAAGACTCTATTACTTCACATCGCCCGATTCACCTAAAATAGATTGGGATAAGTAGGAAATCTTTATGAAAATAGTTGGAAAATCAATATACCCCTTCTAAGTACATCGTTGTTAATGTCGTGACAATCGCTTCGATATCGATATCATTTTGTTCAACAATTTCCCACATAAACATTTCGTTAGCATAAAACCATGTCCGACCCGCAAGACTTGGATTTAGCTCTTTCTTGGCTAACCCCTTCGATTGAGCATATTGAATATCTCGTTCAATCGAAGTGAAAAAGCGAGTACGAATCATTTTCCATTTCTCTTCAACGAGAGGGGAACAGCCGATAGCCTCTTTCATCACTTTCATCATACTTCGGTTTTTTATTGCTAAATTTAAAAAAAGTTCTACTTGATGAGCAATCAATCGATAAGCATCTTCTCGTGTTTCCGGTTCGTAAGGTAAATTGGCCACATCGTAAAACTGCTGCATCAATTGCTCCATTACTTCCATAAAAAGTTCATCTTTATTTTGAAAATACACATAGGCCGTTCCATACCCCGTTTGTGCTCGCTTAATAATTTGAGAAATGGTTGTTTTTTGAAACCCTTGCTTTAAAAAAACTTCTTTACCAGCTTCCACAATTTTTTGGCGCGTTTTTAACGCTTGCATTTGACGTGTATTCACTTTGAACACTCCAGTTATTTACTTTTTTACTGATATTATATCATTGACACTATGTCAGTGAAAATTTATAGTTAAATTATTAGTAATTTACTGAATATTTATACGAGGTGATACGAGTGACTTTTACGTTAGATGATGCGAAACACCTTGATCAAAGCGATAATCTTGCTTCCTTTCGTCAAGAATTTTACTTTCCAAACGATTGTATCTATTTAGATGGAAACTCACTCGGACTTCTATCTAAACGTGCCGAACAATCGTTATTGTCCGTCCTTGATGCTTGGAGACAATTTGGCATTGATGGATGGACAAAAGGAGAAAATCCGTGGTTTTACTTATCCGAACAGCTTGGGGAAAAAATGGCCTCCCTTGTTGGAGCGAATCCTCAAGAGGTGATTGTAACCGGATCTACGACCGTCAATTTGCACCAACTTGTTTCAACCTTTTTTCATCCCAATAATGCCCGCACAAAAATATTAGCAGATGAACTGAATTTCCCTTCGGATATCTACGCCTTACAAAGTCAGCTGAAGTTGAAGGGGCTGGAGCCAGACATTCATTTAATACGTGTAAAAAGTGACGATGGCAGAACACTTCAAGAAGAAGATATCATTGAAGCCATGACAGATGAAATTGCTCTTATCGTACTTCCAAGTGTGTTGTATAGAAGTGGGCAAATTCTCGATATGAAGCGATTAACGAAAGAAGCCCATAAACGTAACATCCTAATCGGTTTTGATTTATGTCATTCAATCGGTTCCATCCCCCATGCATTAAGTGAATGGGGAGTCGATTTTGCCTTTTGGTGTACGTATAAACATTTAAATGGTGGACCGGGAAGTGTCGCAGCACTTTATGTCAATCAAAGACATTTTGGACAAATACCAGGTTTAGCTGGATGGTTTAGCTCTCATAAATCGAAACAATTTGATATGGAGCATACGTTATCTCCTGCAGGTGATGTTGGTGCATTTCAAATTGGAACGCCACACGTCTTAAGTATGGCACCCTTGATCGGTGCGCTTGAAATCTTTTTAGAAGCAGGAATTGA
This genomic window contains:
- the kynU gene encoding kynureninase, encoding MTFTLDDAKHLDQSDNLASFRQEFYFPNDCIYLDGNSLGLLSKRAEQSLLSVLDAWRQFGIDGWTKGENPWFYLSEQLGEKMASLVGANPQEVIVTGSTTVNLHQLVSTFFHPNNARTKILADELNFPSDIYALQSQLKLKGLEPDIHLIRVKSDDGRTLQEEDIIEAMTDEIALIVLPSVLYRSGQILDMKRLTKEAHKRNILIGFDLCHSIGSIPHALSEWGVDFAFWCTYKHLNGGPGSVAALYVNQRHFGQIPGLAGWFSSHKSKQFDMEHTLSPAGDVGAFQIGTPHVLSMAPLIGALEIFLEAGIENIRQKSLSLTRFFINLIQQELAEYNFTIGNPIEDAHRGGHLFLEHKEAARICKALKDKNIIPDFRSPNGIRLAPVALYNSYVDVWNTVQTLKDIMKNETYKQYENKREVVA